The following proteins are co-located in the Sulfurospirillum deleyianum DSM 6946 genome:
- the rny gene encoding ribonuclease Y has product MVLESLAVGGAAVVSGVAGFFIAKKMESANYEIHIAQARAKAKAIEHEAELVLSNSNIKVKEAELEAKRKYEDRTITLKKEHSEKILELEKKERGYKDELKRISKEREEIQTLQESATALFEESKNLKETYKAKVDEALLVLERSSGLTQHEAREIVLAKVEEQSRAEIAHTVRRLEEEAKQDIKRRVNYILAQATTRFAGEFAAERLINVVNIKDDELKGRIIGKEGRNIKTLEMLLGVDIIIDDTPNAIILSSFNLYRRAIATKVIELLVQDGRIQPARIEGIYEKVKEEFDQGLIEEGENIIIDLGLSKMHPELVKLIGRLKFRASYGQNALGHSLEVAHLAGIIAAETGGDVLLARRAGILHDIGKALTHETAGSHVDLGAEICRRYKEHDVVINAIFAHHGHEEPTSVESAAVCAADTLSAARPGARREVLESFLKRVQDIEDIAKNKQGIKQVYAINAGREIRVIANAKLINDDEAVLLAKEIAQEIESKVQYPGEIKVNVIRELRAVDFAR; this is encoded by the coding sequence ATGGTACTAGAGTCATTAGCCGTTGGAGGAGCCGCCGTAGTGAGCGGCGTTGCGGGGTTTTTTATCGCCAAAAAGATGGAGTCTGCCAACTATGAGATTCATATTGCACAAGCAAGAGCGAAAGCGAAAGCCATTGAGCATGAAGCAGAGTTGGTTTTAAGTAACAGTAACATCAAAGTTAAAGAAGCTGAGCTTGAGGCAAAGCGCAAATATGAAGACCGTACAATTACGCTTAAAAAAGAGCATTCAGAGAAGATACTTGAACTTGAGAAAAAAGAGCGTGGTTACAAAGATGAATTGAAAAGAATTTCAAAGGAGAGAGAAGAGATTCAAACACTTCAAGAGAGTGCCACAGCACTGTTTGAAGAGAGTAAAAATCTCAAAGAGACGTATAAAGCAAAAGTAGATGAAGCTTTGTTGGTGTTGGAGCGCTCTTCAGGGCTGACACAACATGAAGCACGAGAGATTGTTTTAGCTAAAGTGGAAGAACAATCACGTGCTGAAATTGCTCATACGGTAAGACGCCTTGAAGAAGAGGCAAAGCAAGATATTAAACGTCGTGTGAATTACATCTTAGCCCAAGCAACCACCCGTTTTGCAGGCGAGTTTGCGGCAGAGCGTTTGATTAATGTGGTCAATATTAAAGATGATGAACTGAAAGGGCGCATTATTGGTAAAGAGGGTCGAAACATTAAGACCTTAGAGATGCTTTTAGGAGTAGATATTATCATTGATGATACACCAAATGCGATTATTTTAAGTAGTTTTAACCTCTACCGTCGTGCGATTGCAACGAAAGTGATTGAGCTTTTGGTACAAGATGGACGTATCCAACCTGCACGCATTGAAGGTATTTATGAGAAAGTCAAAGAGGAGTTTGACCAAGGATTGATTGAAGAGGGTGAGAATATCATCATTGATTTAGGGCTTTCAAAAATGCATCCTGAATTAGTTAAGCTTATTGGACGTTTGAAATTTCGTGCGAGTTATGGTCAAAATGCTTTGGGACACTCTCTTGAAGTGGCGCATCTAGCAGGTATTATTGCGGCTGAAACAGGTGGTGACGTCTTGTTGGCAAGACGTGCTGGTATCTTACATGACATTGGTAAAGCACTCACCCATGAAACTGCAGGAAGCCATGTGGATTTGGGTGCGGAGATTTGCCGTCGTTATAAAGAGCACGATGTAGTCATCAATGCTATTTTTGCGCATCACGGACACGAAGAGCCAACCTCGGTAGAATCTGCGGCTGTGTGTGCGGCTGACACTCTCTCTGCTGCTCGTCCAGGTGCGCGTCGAGAAGTATTGGAAAGCTTCTTGAAACGGGTTCAAGACATAGAAGATATCGCCAAAAACAAACAAGGTATTAAGCAGGTGTATGCGATTAATGCGGGTCGTGAGATTCGTGTTATTGCCAATGCGAAGCTGATTAATGATGATGAAGCGGTTCTTTTAGCTAAGGAAATTGCACAGGAAATTGAGAGTAAAGTGCAGTATCCTGGTGAGATTAAAGTGAATGTCATTCGAGAGCTTCGTGCGGTCGATTTTGCTCGCTAA
- a CDS encoding DedA family protein, giving the protein MEDILSSLTTYGYIILFLYSFGGGMIAIIAAGVLSYAGKMDLTTSILVAATANSVGSSFLFYMGRYNKRAFMPYIKAHRRKLALSHILMRRYGDKIIFIQKFIYGLKTLVPITIGLTKYPQTKFHLLNTLSAIVWAILLGWGSYVAGELLMRIAAYFSDNTFMAPVILFSILGLIWFYFQKATKKKR; this is encoded by the coding sequence GTGGAGGATATTTTAAGTTCGCTTACAACGTATGGGTATATTATTTTATTTCTTTACTCCTTTGGAGGAGGAATGATTGCGATTATTGCAGCAGGGGTTCTCTCTTACGCAGGGAAGATGGATTTGACAACGTCGATTTTAGTTGCTGCCACTGCCAATAGTGTTGGAAGTTCATTTTTATTTTATATGGGGCGTTACAATAAAAGAGCGTTTATGCCATATATTAAAGCACATCGTCGAAAATTAGCGTTGAGTCATATTTTGATGCGACGCTATGGCGATAAAATTATTTTTATTCAAAAGTTTATTTATGGATTGAAAACTTTGGTACCTATTACGATTGGTTTAACCAAATATCCACAGACAAAGTTTCATCTTTTAAATACCCTTTCTGCTATTGTGTGGGCCATTCTTTTAGGATGGGGAAGTTATGTCGCTGGGGAGCTTTTGATGCGTATTGCGGCGTATTTTTCAGACAACACTTTTATGGCACCCGTGATTCTTTTCTCTATTTTAGGGCTTATTTGGTTTTACTTTCAAAAAGCTACAAAGAAGAAGCGCTAA
- a CDS encoding response regulator transcription factor, whose translation MHPVLTLLLVEDDHSLREELVTFLSDFFDEIEAYDCAEKAYENYQKKSFDLVMTDIELPHQNGLSLVEKIKKQHPSQMVIVISAYKEVDYFLKSIDLGIFCFLTKPFDSQLLINTLFKVTALLKQQKEGEVRPIEKKVILHQDVLFDMEEYTLHVKGIVQELTAKEEKLLFILVKHRNHFVRNEQLSEEIWGMEDVNSSTLRALVKRVRDKLGYEDSIVNLKNRGYKLNVVTI comes from the coding sequence GTGCATCCTGTCCTAACATTATTGCTCGTAGAAGATGACCATAGCTTAAGAGAAGAGTTGGTGACGTTTTTATCAGATTTTTTTGATGAGATTGAAGCGTATGATTGTGCGGAAAAAGCGTATGAAAATTATCAAAAAAAGAGCTTTGATTTGGTGATGACCGATATCGAACTACCGCATCAAAATGGGCTCTCTTTGGTTGAAAAAATCAAGAAGCAACATCCCTCTCAAATGGTCATTGTCATCTCTGCGTATAAAGAAGTGGATTATTTTCTCAAAAGTATTGATTTAGGGATTTTTTGTTTTTTAACCAAACCTTTTGATTCTCAGTTGCTTATCAATACCCTTTTTAAGGTAACCGCACTCTTAAAACAGCAAAAAGAGGGGGAAGTACGACCTATTGAAAAAAAGGTTATTTTGCATCAAGATGTTCTCTTTGATATGGAAGAGTATACGTTACATGTAAAAGGTATTGTGCAAGAATTGACTGCAAAAGAAGAGAAACTTCTTTTTATTTTAGTGAAGCATCGGAATCATTTTGTGAGAAATGAACAGCTTTCAGAGGAAATTTGGGGGATGGAAGATGTCAATAGCTCAACCCTTCGAGCACTCGTTAAACGGGTTCGGGATAAGTTAGGTTATGAAGATAGCATTGTGAATTTAAAAAACAGAGGCTATAAACTTAACGTTGTCACGATTTAA
- a CDS encoding bile acid:sodium symporter family protein: MIARINALFPLWAILFSLAAYFQPHIFTPMKSNITPLLVAIMFFMGVTLRLEDFARVFKTPKPILLTIALQFFIMPLSAFFIAKLFGFSTPMLVGMVLVGAVSGGTASNVITYLAKGDVALSITMTLSSTLLSVVATPFLTWMYVGQSVPVPTSDMLLSILWMVIIPVVLGVVVNRFLQKLIERYEAFLATFSMFAIVMIIAIVVSLNQERIATIGFLSILAVILHNSTGLLSGYLISKKLGYSHKICKTIAIEVGMQNSGLAVALAMKYFTPLSALAGALFSVWHNISGALLAGYWAHEKKE; encoded by the coding sequence ATGATTGCACGTATTAACGCACTTTTCCCTTTATGGGCGATTTTATTTTCCCTTGCTGCTTACTTTCAACCGCATATCTTTACACCCATGAAAAGCAATATCACTCCCTTACTCGTTGCAATTATGTTTTTTATGGGCGTCACCTTGCGTTTGGAAGATTTTGCACGGGTTTTTAAAACGCCAAAACCTATTCTACTCACCATAGCGCTTCAATTTTTCATCATGCCTTTGAGTGCTTTTTTCATTGCTAAACTCTTTGGTTTCTCAACGCCTATGCTTGTGGGTATGGTGCTAGTTGGAGCCGTATCTGGGGGAACAGCTTCAAATGTTATTACCTATTTAGCCAAAGGAGATGTCGCACTTTCCATTACAATGACACTCTCTTCAACACTGCTGTCTGTGGTGGCAACGCCTTTTTTAACATGGATGTATGTGGGGCAAAGCGTTCCTGTCCCCACTTCTGATATGCTCTTAAGCATTCTATGGATGGTGATTATTCCTGTTGTTTTAGGCGTTGTTGTCAATCGCTTTTTACAAAAGCTTATTGAACGTTATGAAGCATTTTTGGCGACTTTTTCGATGTTTGCTATTGTCATGATTATTGCGATTGTTGTCTCTTTAAACCAAGAGCGCATCGCAACGATTGGCTTTTTAAGTATTCTAGCGGTTATCTTACACAATAGCACAGGACTTTTAAGCGGTTATCTCATTTCAAAAAAGTTGGGGTATTCTCACAAGATTTGTAAAACCATTGCCATTGAAGTCGGGATGCAAAACTCAGGTCTTGCCGTTGCTCTTGCAATGAAATATTTCACGCCTCTTAGTGCGCTTGCAGGCGCCCTCTTTAGTGTCTGGCACAATATCTCAGGCGCACTGCTTGCTGGGTATTGGGCACACGAAAAAAAAGAGTAA
- a CDS encoding ABC transporter ATP-binding protein, with translation MHRLYSFKTLFDELTQYKKELLLANVIAFLAVVIHTPVPLLMPMLVDEVLLEKRGFFTQSVDGILGYETPAYVYILIALVIVVFLRFLFFVLNYWQTKLFTIVSKNIAFKMREDILKHLSHVAMNQFEFFGSGKVASLMVTDVETIDNFLGVFVSRLIISVLTILGVGAVLLMIHWPLALFILILNPIVILITTKMAKKVAKLKKEQNSAFELFQESLLEALEMFVQIRATNKEKLFFDRVQEKALAIKESSIIFGYKSDGANRLSFLIFLSGFELFRAASIFVVAYSDLSIGLMLAIFGYLWVMMPPIQDILNIQYSYHNAQKALERINHILELKKEERGLHVKNPFLNTSTNAIDIKGVSFSYDGQKKILESVDMSIPKGSKIAIIGASGSGKTTLAHLLVGLYPLEEGEILVDGISSKEIGLDVMREHVFLVLQNPQLFNASLAQNLMIDEKTDKTLIQEALRIAQLESFVDELPEGLNTQIGKHGIKLSGGQRQRLSIARMVLQNPNVVVLDESTSALDVHTEAKLFHELEAYLEEKTTIIIAHRLSTIKKADYIYVLEKGKILESGTQESLMREEGAFFTYKQLS, from the coding sequence ATGCACAGACTCTACTCCTTTAAAACCCTTTTTGATGAGTTAACACAGTACAAAAAAGAGCTTTTACTTGCTAATGTGATTGCTTTTTTAGCGGTGGTGATTCACACTCCTGTGCCTTTGCTGATGCCAATGCTGGTTGATGAAGTTTTACTGGAGAAAAGAGGGTTTTTTACGCAAAGTGTGGATGGTATTTTAGGGTATGAAACTCCTGCGTATGTTTACATTCTCATTGCTTTAGTGATTGTTGTTTTTTTACGGTTTTTATTTTTTGTTTTGAACTATTGGCAAACAAAACTTTTTACGATTGTCTCGAAAAATATTGCTTTTAAAATGCGTGAGGATATTTTAAAACACCTCAGTCACGTTGCGATGAATCAGTTTGAGTTTTTTGGTTCAGGTAAAGTAGCGTCTCTTATGGTAACAGATGTAGAAACAATCGATAATTTCTTAGGTGTTTTTGTCAGCCGTTTGATTATCTCTGTTTTAACGATTTTGGGTGTAGGTGCAGTTCTTCTGATGATTCATTGGCCGTTAGCCCTTTTTATTTTAATCCTCAATCCGATTGTGATTTTAATTACAACAAAAATGGCAAAAAAGGTTGCAAAACTTAAAAAAGAGCAAAACAGTGCGTTTGAGCTTTTTCAAGAATCTCTCTTAGAAGCCTTAGAGATGTTTGTTCAAATTCGTGCGACCAATAAAGAAAAACTTTTTTTTGATAGAGTACAAGAAAAAGCACTTGCAATTAAAGAGAGCTCGATTATTTTTGGCTATAAAAGTGATGGTGCCAATCGTCTCTCTTTCTTGATTTTCCTCTCAGGTTTTGAGCTTTTTAGGGCAGCGAGCATTTTTGTGGTGGCTTACAGTGATTTAAGTATTGGATTGATGTTGGCAATTTTTGGCTATCTTTGGGTGATGATGCCTCCGATTCAAGATATTTTAAACATTCAATATTCGTATCATAATGCCCAAAAAGCACTGGAGCGTATCAATCATATTTTAGAGCTTAAAAAAGAGGAGAGAGGATTACATGTAAAGAATCCTTTTTTAAATACAAGCACCAATGCGATAGATATCAAAGGGGTGAGTTTTAGTTACGATGGGCAAAAAAAGATTTTAGAATCGGTGGATATGTCGATTCCAAAAGGCTCAAAAATTGCCATTATTGGAGCGAGTGGGAGTGGAAAGACGACACTAGCACATCTTCTAGTAGGACTCTATCCTCTTGAAGAGGGTGAGATTTTGGTGGATGGGATTTCGAGCAAAGAGATTGGCTTGGATGTGATGCGTGAGCATGTTTTTTTAGTGCTTCAAAATCCTCAACTTTTTAATGCTTCTTTGGCTCAAAATTTGATGATAGATGAAAAAACAGATAAAACGCTGATTCAAGAGGCGTTACGTATCGCTCAGCTCGAGAGTTTTGTGGATGAATTGCCCGAGGGGTTAAATACACAAATAGGTAAACATGGCATTAAACTCTCAGGCGGACAGAGACAACGTTTGAGTATCGCACGGATGGTACTTCAAAACCCAAATGTCGTCGTTTTGGACGAATCCACATCGGCGTTAGATGTGCATACCGAAGCAAAGCTTTTTCATGAACTTGAGGCGTATTTGGAAGAGAAAACGACCATTATTATTGCGCATAGGCTTAGCACCATAAAAAAAGCAGATTATATCTATGTGCTTGAAAAAGGGAAGATTTTAGAATCAGGTACACAAGAATCATTGATGCGTGAAGAGGGTGCTTTTTTTACTTATAAACAGTTATCGTAA
- a CDS encoding 5-formyltetrahydrofolate cyclo-ligase — protein sequence MTTMKKIKFETKTEFRRFAKEKLIHVSNTYLRDKKMQKTLLSLICHTNVRSLLLYVSLPLEVNTDALITTCRRRKCRVYVPFMEGISFKMVQWRLPLEKKTFNIKEPKNSFAVKPKINLAIVPVIGVDGALKRIGFGKGMYDRFFASLKPKPPIAFVQREFCMTPALLSEAHDIAADIYLTPYKTIIKRGKNGTRVISRWRSRRSERRCGVFYRQKDGVCQL from the coding sequence ATGACAACAATGAAAAAAATTAAGTTTGAAACAAAAACAGAATTTCGACGCTTTGCTAAAGAAAAATTGATACATGTTTCAAATACGTATCTTCGTGACAAAAAGATGCAAAAAACACTTTTGTCATTGATTTGTCACACAAATGTTCGCTCGCTTTTGCTCTATGTTTCTCTGCCCTTAGAGGTCAATACCGATGCGCTTATTACTACGTGTAGACGTAGAAAATGCAGGGTCTATGTTCCATTTATGGAAGGTATTAGTTTCAAGATGGTACAATGGAGATTGCCTTTAGAAAAGAAGACTTTTAATATCAAAGAGCCTAAAAACTCCTTTGCTGTTAAACCAAAAATTAATTTAGCCATAGTGCCCGTCATCGGGGTTGATGGAGCACTTAAGAGAATTGGTTTTGGAAAAGGGATGTATGATCGTTTTTTTGCATCACTGAAGCCAAAACCTCCAATAGCATTTGTTCAAAGGGAGTTTTGTATGACACCAGCTCTTCTATCCGAAGCACATGATATTGCAGCAGATATTTATTTAACCCCATATAAAACTATTATTAAAAGAGGGAAAAATGGTACTAGAGTCATTAGCCGTTGGAGGAGCCGCCGTAGTGAGCGGCGTTGCGGGGTTTTTTATCGCCAAAAAGATGGAGTCTGCCAACTATGA
- a CDS encoding LexA family transcriptional regulator, producing the protein MPDILNVLQKIKDILSEELGERKVFDKDVAEALGINQLTLATMKNRAKLPYKEILEFCAKRKISINWLLFDQFVESLQAQTDKFARVHYFRDIYASAGGGALNEEEEGEMMYLDEEIVQKLGGLGMIKHIQAINVLGDSMEPTLFSGDVVFIHKEYTNARKAGIYVVSTPAGLFIKRLHVHANGTVALVSDNEAYAPEVMQAEDVNVLGKVVGKLSTNV; encoded by the coding sequence ATGCCAGATATTTTAAATGTTTTGCAAAAAATCAAAGATATTCTCTCTGAAGAGTTAGGTGAGAGAAAAGTGTTTGATAAAGATGTAGCCGAAGCTTTGGGAATTAATCAACTCACCCTTGCTACGATGAAAAACCGCGCAAAACTTCCCTATAAAGAGATTTTAGAGTTTTGTGCAAAACGTAAAATTTCGATTAATTGGCTTTTGTTTGATCAATTTGTTGAGAGTTTACAAGCCCAAACCGATAAGTTTGCTAGAGTGCACTATTTTAGAGACATCTATGCCTCCGCAGGTGGAGGTGCCCTGAATGAAGAAGAAGAGGGCGAGATGATGTATTTGGATGAAGAGATTGTCCAAAAACTAGGCGGTCTTGGGATGATTAAACATATTCAAGCGATTAATGTTTTAGGCGATTCGATGGAGCCAACCCTTTTTAGTGGCGATGTTGTGTTTATTCATAAAGAGTATACCAATGCACGAAAAGCGGGTATTTATGTCGTTTCAACGCCTGCGGGGCTTTTTATTAAGCGGTTACATGTACACGCCAATGGTACGGTAGCGTTGGTCTCTGATAATGAAGCGTATGCCCCTGAAGTGATGCAAGCAGAAGATGTGAATGTGTTAGGAAAAGTGGTAGGAAAACTCTCAACCAATGTTTAA
- a CDS encoding peptidylprolyl isomerase, producing MSKLKTYDYTQEQLLAFQYAIIKTEKGDIVIKLNPEETPIAVANFATLANDKFYDGLIFHRVIKNFMAQGGCPSGRGTGGPGWNIACECHGQKSKHKRGSLSMAHAGPNTGGSQFFICFVDCPHLDGVHTVFGAIDKDDKESFKVLDSITQNDKMLTIEIKHTL from the coding sequence ATGAGCAAACTCAAAACATACGACTATACGCAAGAGCAACTCTTAGCGTTTCAATATGCCATCATCAAAACTGAAAAGGGTGACATTGTCATTAAACTCAATCCTGAAGAGACCCCTATTGCCGTAGCAAACTTTGCAACCCTTGCCAATGATAAATTCTACGATGGTCTTATTTTTCACCGTGTGATTAAAAACTTTATGGCACAAGGTGGATGTCCAAGTGGTAGAGGTACTGGAGGACCAGGTTGGAATATCGCATGCGAATGCCATGGTCAAAAAAGCAAACACAAACGAGGAAGCCTCTCTATGGCACACGCTGGTCCAAACACAGGTGGAAGTCAGTTCTTTATCTGCTTTGTAGACTGCCCTCACCTAGATGGCGTTCACACCGTTTTTGGAGCGATTGACAAAGACGATAAAGAGAGCTTTAAAGTCCTTGATAGCATCACTCAAAACGATAAAATGCTTACCATCGAAATCAAACATACACTTTAA
- a CDS encoding two-component system response regulator, whose product MNLAELIKHTASLNVLYVEDDLTLRENTVALLKDFFATVHEANNGIEALERYKASPSSYDILITDLNMPHMNGIELIKYIKAIQPKQVIIVVSAHNETEYFLESIRNNVNGYLLKPIDFEQLIDTLYSTALLVEEHKKERLQQAQLDQKLFKQHQIIQEFLSIDPITQLENASVLYESLAHYTKPHPLTLMLYNIDDFSLINQMYGSEFADEILKKVGEYLHFNLPEDAYLYRYNSDEFVIVFDPQLNTPEAFAIQLQAFFRETPLCEYNDKPIYLTLSCGIATSSDATVLLSNARTALRETRLKGVPNQFSIYNTENSALKKSETDNQWIQKLRIALEEDRLIPYFQPIVDTKTQQLEKYECLARIEEYEEIIAPARFLEAARRSGLMENMTRMMLHKVFKTFARTPMHFSLNLTHEDILSDSFIDFLRAKQELYAIHPSCVTFEILENIILLETDTKAMNTLHRLKEMGYSLALDDFGSERSNFSRLNALGIDFLKIDGQFILGIDHNSNNQNIVHSITKMAHNMNIKVVAEFVSTQAEFEMVKHLGVDYAQGYFIGMPRAIVH is encoded by the coding sequence ATGAATCTCGCTGAATTGATTAAACATACGGCTTCTTTGAATGTTTTATATGTCGAAGACGATCTGACATTGCGTGAAAACACCGTTGCTCTTTTAAAAGATTTTTTCGCCACCGTCCATGAAGCCAATAACGGAATAGAAGCGCTTGAGCGATACAAAGCCTCACCTTCTAGCTATGACATTCTCATTACCGACCTCAATATGCCTCATATGAATGGTATTGAGCTGATTAAGTATATTAAAGCTATTCAGCCTAAGCAGGTGATTATTGTCGTCTCTGCACACAATGAAACCGAATATTTTTTAGAAAGTATTCGCAACAATGTCAATGGCTATCTCCTAAAACCCATCGACTTTGAACAACTCATCGACACACTTTATAGTACAGCCCTTTTAGTCGAAGAGCATAAAAAAGAGCGCTTACAACAAGCACAATTGGATCAAAAACTCTTTAAACAACACCAAATTATACAAGAATTTTTAAGTATCGATCCGATTACACAACTGGAGAATGCTTCTGTTCTCTATGAATCCTTAGCGCATTACACCAAACCCCATCCTCTCACGCTCATGCTCTACAACATTGATGATTTTAGCTTGATTAACCAAATGTACGGCAGTGAATTTGCCGATGAGATTCTCAAAAAAGTGGGAGAATACCTCCACTTTAACCTCCCTGAGGATGCTTATTTGTATCGCTATAATTCGGATGAATTTGTCATAGTGTTTGACCCACAACTTAACACTCCAGAGGCTTTTGCCATTCAGCTTCAAGCTTTTTTCAGAGAAACGCCTCTTTGTGAATACAACGATAAACCCATTTATCTCACACTCTCATGCGGAATTGCAACCTCAAGCGATGCTACGGTACTGCTCTCTAATGCTAGAACAGCCCTGAGAGAAACTCGCCTCAAAGGCGTTCCTAACCAGTTTAGCATCTACAATACCGAAAACAGTGCTCTGAAAAAATCTGAAACCGATAACCAATGGATTCAAAAGTTGCGTATTGCCTTAGAAGAAGACCGTTTAATTCCCTATTTTCAACCTATTGTCGATACGAAAACCCAACAGCTTGAAAAATACGAATGCCTCGCACGCATTGAAGAATACGAAGAGATTATCGCACCTGCTCGTTTTTTGGAAGCAGCTCGCCGTAGTGGACTGATGGAAAATATGACCCGTATGATGCTGCATAAAGTTTTTAAAACCTTTGCGCGAACACCGATGCATTTTTCACTGAACCTCACCCATGAGGACATTCTTTCTGACTCTTTTATTGATTTTCTTCGTGCCAAACAAGAACTCTATGCGATTCATCCAAGCTGTGTCACGTTTGAAATTTTAGAAAATATTATCCTTTTAGAAACAGATACCAAAGCGATGAACACCTTACACCGCTTAAAAGAAATGGGCTACTCTCTTGCATTGGATGATTTTGGGAGTGAACGCTCTAACTTTAGCCGTCTCAACGCTTTAGGAATAGATTTTTTAAAGATTGATGGGCAATTTATTTTGGGGATTGATCATAACAGCAACAATCAAAATATTGTCCATTCCATCACCAAAATGGCGCACAATATGAACATCAAAGTCGTTGCAGAATTTGTCTCTACTCAAGCTGAGTTTGAGATGGTTAAACATTTAGGTGTGGATTATGCGCAAGGCTATTTTATAGGTATGCCTAGAGCTATCGTACATTAA
- a CDS encoding lipid-binding SYLF domain-containing protein, whose protein sequence is MKKFWISLLMSFSLLSSLYGSAEETVLDASNVIKNMMRDSKIKIPPRVLANTQAIAVFPATIEISLFLGGKTGNGVMVVKRSDGTWSYPFFVKLGGAGLGFQVGVEKKDILMLFKSRDIVKKLANNKMTLGVDASVAAGPAGDSAGRGSEVDFSSEVYTYTKTQGAFVGVSFDGSVMNHDYDKNIELYGNNVMPEQIIQSDGLLASYAIDEFLKSIQQLSH, encoded by the coding sequence ATGAAAAAATTTTGGATAAGTCTTTTGATGAGTTTTAGTCTATTAAGTAGCCTTTATGGTTCTGCGGAAGAGACCGTGTTGGATGCGTCGAATGTGATTAAAAATATGATGCGTGATTCGAAAATTAAAATTCCTCCACGTGTTTTAGCCAATACTCAAGCGATTGCGGTTTTTCCTGCGACGATTGAGATTAGTCTCTTTTTAGGTGGCAAAACAGGCAATGGGGTTATGGTGGTAAAACGCAGTGATGGAACATGGAGTTACCCATTTTTTGTGAAGCTTGGTGGAGCAGGGCTTGGTTTTCAAGTTGGTGTTGAGAAAAAAGATATTTTAATGCTTTTCAAAAGCCGTGATATTGTTAAAAAACTTGCCAATAATAAAATGACCCTTGGTGTTGATGCCTCCGTTGCCGCAGGCCCTGCGGGTGATAGCGCTGGAAGAGGCAGTGAAGTGGATTTTTCATCAGAAGTCTACACCTATACTAAAACACAAGGCGCTTTTGTAGGTGTTTCATTTGATGGTTCGGTGATGAATCATGACTATGATAAAAATATCGAGCTTTATGGTAACAACGTGATGCCAGAGCAAATTATTCAATCTGATGGGTTACTTGCTTCCTATGCGATTGACGAGTTTTTAAAAAGCATACAACAACTCAGTCATTAA